In one Acidimicrobium ferrooxidans DSM 10331 genomic region, the following are encoded:
- a CDS encoding (Fe-S)-binding protein: protein MTATHTTSRARIAELAATCVHCGFCLSACPTYAVTRAEADSPRGRIWLLAEEATRSGPVVADRVRLHIDRCIGCEACVPACPSGVRYDEIIHLARGLVEPGRPLADRTWRRSLARLFPSARASAAALALGRPLFALRPALARGGGFGRRVARALDEGRVADRRHGGQPRITSSARSPRRRVLLLAGCVASAALGSTNDDAVSVLEAEGYSVEVLESVCCGALSEHAGDEAAARRHARRIMAALADRDESVRLVVTSAGCGAHLRRYEWIVGEEGAAVARATIDITELLTEDAPRAPRGAIEARVAVHDACHLAFAQGIVDAPRALLRQIPGLELVDVGGPRCCGAGGLYSLLEPELSTQVGERKARAVTETAASVVASPNPGCTLQLRALLGPEVDVVHPVTLVARSIEAARRGATPRR from the coding sequence ATGACGGCGACCCACACGACGTCTCGCGCACGGATCGCCGAGCTCGCCGCGACGTGCGTCCACTGTGGGTTCTGCCTCTCCGCGTGCCCCACCTATGCGGTCACACGCGCAGAGGCGGATTCGCCCCGTGGTCGTATCTGGTTGCTCGCCGAGGAGGCCACCAGGAGCGGCCCCGTCGTCGCCGACAGGGTTCGACTGCACATCGATCGCTGCATCGGCTGTGAAGCCTGCGTGCCTGCGTGCCCTTCCGGCGTGCGCTACGACGAGATCATCCATCTCGCGCGTGGACTCGTCGAGCCGGGGCGGCCGCTCGCCGATCGAACGTGGCGTCGGTCGCTCGCCCGGCTCTTCCCCTCGGCTCGTGCGAGCGCAGCCGCACTCGCGCTCGGTCGGCCGTTGTTCGCCCTTCGTCCGGCACTGGCGCGGGGGGGTGGGTTCGGACGACGCGTTGCGCGCGCGCTCGACGAGGGCCGTGTCGCCGATCGACGCCACGGTGGGCAACCTCGCATCACGTCCTCGGCCCGATCGCCTCGTCGACGCGTCCTGCTGCTCGCTGGATGCGTCGCCTCGGCTGCGCTCGGGTCCACGAACGACGACGCGGTGAGCGTGCTCGAGGCCGAGGGCTACTCGGTCGAGGTGCTCGAGAGCGTGTGCTGTGGTGCGCTGTCTGAGCACGCTGGCGACGAGGCGGCTGCTCGCCGTCATGCGCGGCGCATCATGGCAGCACTCGCCGATCGTGACGAGTCGGTGCGGCTTGTGGTGACCTCTGCTGGGTGCGGGGCGCACCTGCGTCGCTACGAGTGGATCGTGGGGGAGGAGGGCGCGGCGGTCGCGCGCGCCACCATCGACATCACGGAGTTGCTCACCGAGGACGCACCCCGAGCCCCCCGCGGAGCCATCGAGGCTCGTGTCGCGGTGCACGACGCGTGCCATCTCGCCTTCGCACAGGGGATCGTCGATGCCCCCCGGGCGCTGCTCCGCCAGATCCCCGGTCTCGAGCTGGTGGACGTCGGCGGGCCGCGCTGCTGTGGGGCTGGCGGACTCTACAGCCTCCTCGAGCCCGAGCTCTCGACGCAGGTCGGTGAGCGCAAGGCACGCGCGGTGACCGAGACGGCCGCCAGCGTGGTCGCAAGCCCGAACCCGGGCTGCACACTGCAGCTGCGGGCGCTGCTCGGACCAGAGGTCGACGTCGTGCATCCGGTGACGCTGGTCGCCCGCTCGATCGAGGCTGCTCGTCGAGGCGCGACGCCACGTCGGTGA
- a CDS encoding FAD-binding oxidoreductase — protein MVAAPTSIEEASRLLAGLEPEQPVRIVGEGTNQEPVVAGSLELRTTGLDWIDARVDDLTVAVGAGVRLSELNAVLAEARLRIALDPVADGTVGAMVATSAHGAMVWRYGGVRDLVIGATLLLADGTVAHSGGHVIKNVAGYDLAKLVCGARGRIALVGEVVLRAHPRPQAERGVLVASGPAELRTLLEVSLAERVEPVAIDWLAASTEALVVFEGTERGVEAQSERLERVLRAHGIAATELDAARLDAERTARAAFRVPREGVVLRLAGRASRMLAWLERTTAPPGISFASYPGAGLVDVVADPGGAEALPALLDDARREGAVGEVRRAEGVDDAVGFGLVDRFAHPLVTRLADELDPERRFR, from the coding sequence ATGGTAGCGGCGCCCACCTCGATCGAGGAGGCGAGCCGACTGCTCGCCGGCCTCGAGCCCGAGCAGCCCGTTCGCATCGTCGGTGAGGGAACGAACCAAGAGCCTGTCGTAGCGGGCTCCCTCGAGCTTCGGACCACCGGACTCGACTGGATCGACGCCCGTGTGGACGACCTCACCGTCGCCGTCGGTGCCGGGGTACGCCTCTCCGAGCTCAACGCCGTCCTCGCCGAGGCGCGCCTGCGGATCGCGCTCGATCCCGTGGCCGACGGTACCGTCGGCGCCATGGTCGCGACGAGTGCTCACGGCGCCATGGTGTGGCGCTATGGCGGGGTGCGCGACCTCGTCATCGGCGCGACGTTGCTGCTGGCTGACGGTACCGTCGCGCATTCGGGCGGGCACGTGATCAAGAACGTCGCGGGCTACGACCTCGCCAAGCTCGTGTGCGGGGCACGGGGTCGGATCGCACTCGTCGGCGAGGTGGTGTTGCGCGCCCACCCTCGACCCCAGGCCGAGCGTGGTGTGCTGGTGGCGTCCGGTCCTGCCGAGCTCCGCACGCTCCTCGAGGTGTCGCTCGCGGAGCGGGTTGAGCCGGTCGCGATCGACTGGCTCGCAGCCTCGACCGAGGCGCTCGTGGTGTTCGAGGGCACCGAGCGCGGGGTCGAGGCGCAGTCCGAGCGGCTCGAGCGGGTGCTTCGTGCACACGGGATCGCCGCCACGGAGCTCGATGCTGCGCGTCTCGACGCGGAGCGGACGGCGCGGGCCGCGTTCCGGGTGCCTCGTGAGGGCGTGGTGCTGCGGCTCGCCGGCCGTGCCTCGCGGATGCTCGCGTGGCTCGAGCGCACGACGGCTCCTCCTGGGATCTCGTTTGCGAGCTATCCGGGTGCCGGTCTCGTCGACGTCGTCGCCGATCCGGGCGGGGCAGAAGCGCTCCCGGCACTGCTCGACGATGCGCGCCGCGAGGGTGCCGTCGGCGAGGTGCGCCGAGCCGAGGGGGTGGACGACGCGGTGGGTTTCGGTCTCGTCGACCGCTTCGCACATCCGCTCGTGACGCGACTCGCCGACGAACTCGATCCTGAGAGGCGGTTCCGATGA
- a CDS encoding FAD-linked oxidase C-terminal domain-containing protein, which translates to MSGSTALARFAAFARSVAGPDAVIDDPRERQAYSCDGLTSHRATPGLVFVPSSRDELIVGVREIIRLGLPFVARGAGTGLSGGALPETDGVLVVLARLTRVLEIDPISRVAVVEPGVVNLDLSAAVAGEGLLFAPDPSSQIACTIGGNIAENSGGAHCFKYGFTTNHVLGLELIDPTGELVFVGGQSLESPGPDVRGLIIGSEGTLGIATTIVCRLINQPSLRRTLVAYFDDAVQAGDAVSEIVGAGLVPAAIEMMDRPALVACEAATHAGLELDWGAALLVELDGPAEEVDEGFVAVREALAAAGARSVWVATTEAERERMWRARKAAFAAAGRVAPAYIVQDGVIPRTSLPRVLAAIGDLARESGLEILNVFHAGDGNLHPLVTYDPSVPGEEARAEEVAAAILSLCLAEGGSLTGEHGIGVDKVCKMPEMFSATDLSVFARVRTALDPRGLANPGKLLPTPRLCGEQAGRYRPHPLEEAGVATRW; encoded by the coding sequence ATGAGCGGGTCGACAGCGCTCGCGCGCTTTGCAGCGTTCGCGCGATCCGTCGCTGGTCCGGATGCGGTGATCGACGATCCTCGCGAGCGGCAAGCCTACAGCTGTGACGGCCTCACCAGCCATCGCGCCACTCCGGGTCTCGTCTTCGTGCCCTCGAGTCGTGACGAGCTCATCGTCGGGGTTCGCGAGATCATCCGTCTCGGCCTTCCCTTCGTAGCGAGAGGGGCCGGTACCGGCCTTTCGGGGGGCGCGTTGCCGGAGACGGACGGCGTCCTCGTCGTGCTCGCGCGGCTCACCCGTGTGCTCGAGATCGATCCCATCTCGCGGGTGGCCGTGGTCGAGCCAGGAGTCGTCAACCTCGACCTGTCGGCAGCGGTCGCTGGGGAGGGGTTGCTGTTCGCCCCTGACCCCTCCTCGCAGATCGCCTGCACCATCGGCGGCAACATCGCCGAGAACTCCGGCGGTGCCCACTGCTTCAAGTACGGCTTCACCACGAACCACGTGCTCGGTCTCGAGCTCATCGACCCGACGGGTGAGCTGGTCTTCGTGGGTGGGCAGTCCCTCGAGTCGCCAGGGCCGGACGTCCGCGGTCTCATCATCGGATCCGAGGGCACCCTCGGCATCGCCACGACCATCGTCTGTCGCCTCATCAACCAACCGTCCCTTCGTCGGACGCTGGTCGCCTACTTCGACGACGCGGTGCAAGCAGGGGATGCGGTGTCGGAGATCGTGGGGGCTGGCCTCGTGCCTGCCGCGATCGAGATGATGGATCGCCCGGCACTCGTGGCCTGTGAGGCGGCGACGCACGCCGGACTCGAGCTCGACTGGGGAGCCGCCCTGCTCGTCGAGCTCGATGGCCCCGCGGAGGAGGTGGACGAGGGCTTCGTCGCGGTCAGGGAGGCGCTCGCGGCCGCGGGGGCACGTTCGGTGTGGGTCGCGACGACGGAGGCCGAGCGCGAGCGCATGTGGCGTGCGCGCAAGGCGGCGTTTGCGGCGGCCGGTCGCGTCGCGCCCGCCTACATCGTCCAAGATGGCGTCATCCCGCGCACGTCGCTCCCGCGGGTGCTGGCGGCCATCGGCGACCTCGCCCGGGAGTCGGGGCTCGAGATCCTCAACGTCTTCCACGCCGGCGACGGCAACCTGCACCCTCTCGTCACCTACGACCCATCCGTCCCCGGCGAGGAGGCGCGCGCCGAGGAGGTCGCGGCCGCGATCCTCAGCCTCTGTCTCGCCGAGGGCGGCTCGCTCACCGGCGAGCACGGCATCGGGGTCGACAAGGTCTGCAAGATGCCCGAGATGTTCAGTGCGACGGACCTGTCCGTCTTCGCACGCGTGAGGACTGCCCTCGATCCCCGTGGCCTCGCCAACCCGGGCAAGCTGTTGCCGACCCCTCGCCTGTGCGGGGAGCAGGCGGGTCGGTACCGGCCGCATCCGCTCGAGGAGGCCGGGGTGGCGACTCGATGGTAG
- a CDS encoding SDR family NAD(P)-dependent oxidoreductase: MTQKVVITGATAGIGLATARTLHAAGWEIIAIGRRDDRLRDLADEFGGERIHTVAMDVRDGQAIGRLRAIVGVPDAIVNNAGGARGLERADAAQLDDWLWMIETNVIGLVRLTHLFLPDMVARGSGTIVNVGSVAGEFPYPGGNVYGATKAFVRQFTLNLRADLAGTGVRVTDVEPGMVGGTEFSLTRFGGDESRAAEVYEGMTPLGPDDVAEVIAFVLSRPAHVNINTVAFMPTDQGFGPFKVARHDDV; the protein is encoded by the coding sequence ATGACACAGAAGGTCGTCATCACGGGCGCAACGGCGGGGATCGGGCTCGCCACCGCCCGCACCCTGCACGCAGCCGGCTGGGAGATCATCGCCATCGGTCGACGCGACGATCGCCTGCGAGACCTCGCCGACGAGTTCGGCGGGGAGCGCATCCACACCGTCGCGATGGACGTCCGCGACGGTCAGGCGATCGGCCGTCTACGCGCCATCGTGGGTGTGCCCGACGCCATCGTCAACAACGCCGGCGGCGCACGAGGCCTCGAACGGGCCGACGCCGCGCAGCTCGACGACTGGCTGTGGATGATCGAGACGAACGTCATCGGGCTCGTACGGCTCACGCACCTCTTCCTCCCCGACATGGTGGCGCGCGGGAGCGGCACGATCGTGAACGTCGGCTCCGTGGCGGGCGAGTTTCCCTATCCGGGTGGGAACGTCTACGGCGCGACCAAGGCGTTCGTGCGCCAGTTCACCTTGAACCTCCGGGCCGACCTCGCCGGGACGGGCGTGCGCGTGACCGACGTCGAACCAGGGATGGTCGGTGGCACCGAGTTCTCGCTCACGCGCTTCGGCGGCGACGAGTCCCGTGCCGCGGAGGTCTACGAAGGCATGACACCCCTCGGTCCCGACGACGTCGCCGAGGTCATCGCGTTCGTGCTCTCGCGACCTGCGCACGTGAACATCAACACGGTCGCGTTCATGCCGACCGACCAGGGTTTCGGACCCTTCAAGGTGGCCCGCCACGACGACGTCTGA
- a CDS encoding HD domain-containing protein, giving the protein MTSTLGRSDLAAPSPSRSSRRREGWLATSGGTLHPEGVVSAHPEPTRLERPAPHERTAREDLEAISLAPGATRAEGAGRRAVPEAPDPLRTCFERDRDRIVHSSAFRRLAGKTQVFIFPRDHQRTRLTHALEVAQVARAIARGLRLNETLVEAIALGHDCGHGPGGHPSETALDPYLPEGYDHAVQGARMALGSLNLCVETLDGIENHSWSRPRPMTPEGEVVSLADRIAYLAHDLEDAVHAGIVKGDELPASVRELLGAHRGDQLDALIRDVIDQTVTKGVIGFSPAVAEAMADLRRFNYERIYDRPASRRQAAFVVALLRSLMDYLLANPTAVPEVAASPEPTRAAVAWVAGMTDRFALDVAKTWLGWRTEPPSARGEGL; this is encoded by the coding sequence ATGACCTCGACCCTCGGGCGTAGCGACCTCGCAGCCCCTTCACCGAGCCGAAGTAGCCGGCGTCGGGAGGGATGGCTCGCGACCAGTGGCGGGACGCTCCACCCAGAGGGTGTCGTGAGCGCCCACCCAGAGCCGACACGACTCGAGCGCCCCGCCCCTCACGAACGCACGGCCCGCGAGGACCTCGAGGCGATCAGCCTCGCTCCGGGCGCGACCCGCGCCGAGGGGGCGGGACGACGAGCCGTCCCAGAGGCTCCCGACCCGTTGCGAACCTGCTTCGAACGCGACCGCGACCGCATCGTGCACTCGAGCGCGTTCCGCCGCCTTGCCGGCAAGACACAGGTCTTCATCTTCCCCCGCGACCACCAGCGCACTCGCCTCACGCACGCGCTCGAGGTCGCCCAAGTCGCACGCGCGATCGCGCGTGGGCTCCGCCTGAACGAGACGCTCGTCGAGGCCATCGCGCTCGGCCACGACTGCGGTCACGGACCAGGAGGGCACCCGAGCGAGACGGCGCTCGACCCCTACCTCCCTGAAGGCTATGACCACGCCGTCCAGGGTGCCCGCATGGCGCTCGGCTCGCTCAACCTGTGCGTCGAGACGCTCGACGGCATCGAGAACCACTCGTGGTCACGGCCGCGACCCATGACCCCCGAGGGGGAGGTCGTCTCCCTCGCCGACCGGATCGCCTACCTCGCCCACGACCTCGAAGACGCCGTCCACGCAGGCATCGTGAAGGGAGACGAGCTGCCAGCGAGCGTACGAGAGCTGCTCGGCGCGCACCGAGGCGACCAGCTCGACGCCCTCATTCGCGACGTGATCGACCAGACGGTCACGAAGGGGGTGATCGGGTTCTCCCCCGCCGTGGCTGAAGCCATGGCCGACTTGCGACGCTTCAACTACGAGCGCATCTATGACCGACCTGCCTCACGCCGCCAGGCGGCCTTCGTCGTCGCCCTCCTGCGCTCGCTCATGGACTACCTGCTCGCGAACCCGACCGCAGTTCCCGAGGTCGCAGCCTCGCCGGAGCCGACGAGGGCTGCCGTCGCCTGGGTGGCAGGCATGACCGATCGATTCGCGCTCGACGTCGCCAAGACCTGGCTGGGCTGGCGCACCGAGCCACCCAGTGCACGAGGCGAGGGCCTCTAA
- a CDS encoding PadR family transcriptional regulator, with protein sequence MRRGGRAPRGRIRAEILRLLLDGPKHGYELMNLIAEQSGGAWQPSPGSIYPTLQLLEDQGLVASASDGDRRVYQLTDAGREEAERLQHEPGPHAGPAGARLGPEIAQVMGALRTIAMSGTPEQRDAAQSAIAEFRRTLYQILAQ encoded by the coding sequence ATGCGACGCGGAGGACGTGCACCGCGCGGACGCATTCGAGCTGAGATCCTGCGGCTCCTCCTCGATGGGCCCAAGCACGGCTACGAGCTGATGAACCTCATCGCCGAGCAGAGTGGAGGCGCATGGCAGCCGAGCCCCGGCTCCATCTACCCCACGCTCCAGCTCCTCGAGGATCAAGGACTCGTGGCGAGCGCCAGCGATGGCGATCGTCGCGTCTACCAGCTCACCGACGCAGGCCGTGAGGAAGCCGAACGACTCCAGCACGAGCCCGGGCCACACGCAGGTCCGGCTGGCGCCCGACTCGGTCCCGAGATCGCTCAGGTCATGGGCGCGCTGCGCACGATCGCGATGTCGGGGACGCCAGAGCAGCGTGACGCTGCCCAGAGCGCCATCGCGGAGTTTCGCCGAACGCTCTACCAGATCCTCGCGCAGTAG
- a CDS encoding DsrE family protein: MAKIAFWITAGPDQVGKAMSGLRLAERLKTRRGEDVKVYLFGPGVALADGTHTEVSAVLAELREGEVEVQACPANVDQLGLDHAVVEAQGVGLRPAGEVLVELVEAGYQVVGV, from the coding sequence ATGGCGAAGATTGCATTCTGGATCACAGCAGGGCCCGATCAGGTCGGGAAGGCGATGAGCGGACTCCGACTTGCGGAGCGTCTCAAGACGCGCCGTGGTGAGGACGTCAAGGTGTACCTCTTCGGACCGGGTGTCGCGCTCGCCGACGGGACGCACACCGAGGTGAGTGCGGTGCTCGCCGAGCTTCGCGAAGGCGAGGTCGAGGTTCAGGCCTGTCCTGCCAACGTCGATCAGCTCGGGCTGGATCACGCCGTGGTGGAGGCACAAGGAGTCGGTCTGCGTCCGGCCGGCGAGGTCCTCGTCGAGCTCGTCGAGGCCGGCTATCAGGTCGTCGGCGTCTAA
- a CDS encoding long-chain-fatty-acid--CoA ligase: MHTVRDPLMRAELIARDGTAVVCGATTLTYRDLADRVRRLANGLAGLGLASGDRVAIIADNCHRYVEAYLAVPGAGFVLVPLNTRSSPAEISFALEDAGVRILLTDRDPAAYDHSVERVVRMPDDYEDLLERTPPGPLPNAPTENDVAGLFYTGGTTGRSKGVMLTHRNLIANAVTALEWTRMRADDRWLVMAPMFHAAGTCCVLTCCWVGASQAMLPSFDAASALDLIEQTRATGTLAVPTMLNAMNDLQATEPRDVSSLRLLSHGASPAPLEILKRAHVLFPQAELLHLYGTTETAPIATTFAHEELHLDDRLAGSAGQPAFGVTVVALDPDGRPVPPGEIGEIAVRGNNVMAGYWQLPDQSAEALRGGWYHTGDLGFLTDDGYLFLVDRLKDMVVTGGENVYTVEVEDALYRHPAVAEAAVFGIPDERWGEAVYAVVVPRSPVTEDELRSYLRTLIASYKVPKRIQFQSDPLPKSGAGKILKRTLREPFWAGRSTRIGS; the protein is encoded by the coding sequence ATGCACACCGTACGCGATCCGCTCATGCGCGCCGAGCTCATCGCTCGTGACGGCACCGCCGTCGTGTGTGGCGCCACGACGCTCACCTACCGCGACCTCGCCGACCGCGTTCGACGCCTCGCCAACGGCCTCGCGGGCCTTGGCCTTGCGTCCGGCGATCGCGTGGCGATCATCGCCGACAACTGCCACCGCTACGTGGAGGCCTACCTCGCGGTACCGGGTGCGGGTTTCGTGCTCGTGCCACTCAACACGCGATCGAGCCCAGCCGAGATCAGCTTCGCCCTCGAGGACGCCGGCGTGCGCATCCTGCTCACCGATCGCGATCCGGCCGCCTACGACCACAGCGTCGAACGAGTCGTCCGCATGCCCGACGACTACGAGGACCTCCTCGAGCGCACCCCTCCTGGTCCGCTTCCGAACGCCCCCACCGAGAACGACGTCGCCGGGCTCTTCTACACCGGCGGCACCACCGGCCGGTCGAAGGGCGTCATGCTTACGCACCGCAATCTCATCGCGAACGCCGTCACTGCGCTCGAGTGGACGAGGATGCGCGCCGACGACCGTTGGCTCGTCATGGCACCGATGTTCCACGCCGCGGGCACCTGCTGCGTGCTGACGTGCTGCTGGGTCGGCGCTTCGCAGGCCATGCTCCCGAGCTTTGACGCCGCCAGCGCCCTCGATCTCATCGAACAGACTCGAGCCACCGGCACCCTGGCCGTGCCGACCATGCTGAACGCGATGAACGATCTCCAGGCCACCGAGCCCCGTGACGTCTCGAGCCTCCGCCTCCTCAGCCACGGCGCGTCGCCGGCTCCCCTCGAGATCCTGAAGCGAGCCCACGTGCTGTTCCCGCAGGCAGAACTGCTCCATCTCTATGGCACCACCGAGACCGCGCCGATCGCGACGACCTTCGCCCACGAGGAGCTCCATCTCGACGATCGCCTCGCAGGTTCGGCGGGCCAGCCTGCCTTCGGTGTCACCGTCGTCGCGCTCGACCCCGACGGTCGCCCCGTGCCGCCGGGCGAGATCGGGGAGATCGCCGTCCGAGGCAACAACGTGATGGCTGGCTACTGGCAACTCCCCGACCAATCAGCCGAGGCGCTCCGAGGCGGCTGGTACCACACCGGCGATCTCGGCTTCCTCACCGACGACGGCTACCTCTTCTTGGTCGATCGGCTCAAGGACATGGTCGTCACCGGTGGCGAGAACGTCTACACCGTCGAGGTCGAAGATGCGCTCTATCGACATCCAGCCGTCGCCGAGGCTGCCGTCTTCGGCATCCCCGACGAACGCTGGGGCGAAGCGGTCTACGCCGTCGTCGTGCCCCGCTCGCCTGTGACCGAGGACGAACTGCGCTCGTACCTGCGCACCCTCATCGCGTCCTACAAGGTCCCGAAGCGCATCCAGTTCCAGAGCGACCCACTCCCGAAGTCAGGCGCCGGCAAGATCTTGAAGCGCACCCTCCGCGAGCCCTTCTGGGCAGGACGCTCGACGCGGATCGGCTCCTAG